A stretch of Rickettsia rickettsii DNA encodes these proteins:
- a CDS encoding DUF1653 domain-containing protein: MRTGIYKHYKEKLYQVIDTAKHTETLQELYDNFQLLGKAA, from the coding sequence ATGAGAACCGGAATATATAAGCATTACAAAGAAAAATTATATCAAGTTATAGATACTGCAAAACATACTGAAACTTTGCAAGAGTTATATGATAATTTCCAGCTTCTGGGTAAGGCCGCTTGA
- a CDS encoding DUF3576 domain-containing protein: protein MKKIIGLFFVIILSAISTSILAGDYPKTEREQKWDEVGSIAGEEGLVFRPGRVKNESTKAIGGSVNKYLWQAALETISVAPLASADSNGGVIITEWYSPRSNPNFRFKINIFIKDDVISPDSIEVKVFEEMLKNKQWVLNENTSNLAITLEDKILRKAREIYINSVR from the coding sequence ATGAAGAAAATTATCGGATTATTTTTTGTAATTATACTTAGTGCAATAAGTACTAGTATCTTAGCGGGTGATTATCCAAAAACAGAACGAGAGCAGAAATGGGACGAAGTAGGTTCTATAGCAGGTGAAGAAGGATTAGTTTTTAGACCGGGTAGGGTTAAGAATGAATCTACTAAAGCTATAGGAGGTTCAGTTAATAAATATCTCTGGCAAGCAGCATTAGAGACTATAAGTGTTGCTCCTCTTGCATCAGCCGACTCAAACGGCGGCGTGATTATTACGGAATGGTATAGCCCACGTTCTAATCCTAATTTTCGATTTAAAATAAATATATTTATTAAAGACGATGTAATCAGCCCTGATTCAATCGAAGTGAAAGTATTTGAAGAAATGCTTAAAAATAAACAATGGGTACTTAATGAAAACACCTCAAATCTTGCTATCACGCTTGAAGATAAAATTTTAAGAAAAGCTAGAGAGATATATATTAATAGTGTGAGGTAA
- the mtaB gene encoding tRNA (N(6)-L-threonylcarbamoyladenosine(37)-C(2))-methylthiotransferase MtaB, giving the protein MGNIIVSNNLRQNVVTFGCRLNIYESEIIRKNLELSGIDNVAIFNTCAVTKAAEKQARQAIRKAKKNNPDLKIIVTGCSAQTSPQMYGNMPEVDKVIGNEEKLLPNYYQITDAKITVNDIMSVKETASHLVSSFDCKSRAFIQVQNGCDHFCTFCIIPYGRGKSRSVAIGAIAEQVKHLVLNGFKEVVFTGVDVTAYGSDLPGSPTFAQMIKRVLNLVPELKRLRLSSIDVAEIDDELFELIAYSERIMPHFHISLQAGDDMILKRMKRRHNRANVIEFCRKLRAIRPEVSFGADIIAGFPTETPEMFENTRKLISEAELQYLHVFPYSEREGTPAARMPQVPKNIRKERAAILRQEGQNQLTEFFKKHIGQKVELLVENNNIAHTENFIPVKLDKPLEIGQIFKAKLVAIEENYMKCMLV; this is encoded by the coding sequence GTGGGGAATATTATTGTGAGCAATAATTTAAGACAAAACGTAGTAACATTTGGCTGTAGACTTAATATTTACGAAAGTGAGATAATACGAAAAAACTTGGAATTGTCGGGTATCGATAATGTAGCAATATTCAATACTTGTGCGGTAACTAAAGCAGCTGAGAAACAAGCAAGACAAGCTATACGCAAGGCTAAAAAAAATAATCCTGATTTAAAAATTATTGTTACCGGCTGTAGTGCTCAAACAAGTCCGCAAATGTACGGTAATATGCCGGAAGTTGACAAAGTTATAGGTAATGAAGAGAAGTTATTACCTAATTACTACCAAATTACCGATGCAAAAATAACAGTTAACGATATAATGTCGGTGAAAGAGACGGCAAGTCATTTAGTAAGTAGCTTTGACTGTAAGTCTCGTGCTTTTATTCAGGTACAAAACGGTTGTGATCATTTTTGTACTTTCTGTATTATCCCTTATGGTAGAGGAAAAAGTAGATCAGTAGCAATAGGAGCTATAGCAGAGCAGGTCAAGCATTTGGTATTAAACGGCTTTAAAGAAGTAGTTTTTACCGGTGTCGATGTCACGGCTTATGGTAGTGATTTGCCAGGAAGTCCAACATTTGCACAAATGATTAAACGAGTGTTGAATTTAGTCCCTGAATTAAAGAGGCTTAGATTATCTTCAATAGATGTTGCAGAAATAGATGATGAACTTTTTGAGCTTATAGCTTATAGTGAAAGGATAATGCCGCATTTTCATATTAGCTTGCAAGCAGGTGATGATATGATATTAAAACGTATGAAAAGACGTCATAATAGAGCAAACGTAATAGAGTTTTGTCGGAAACTGCGGGCAATAAGACCGGAAGTATCTTTTGGTGCGGATATTATAGCTGGTTTCCCGACTGAAACCCCTGAAATGTTTGAAAATACAAGAAAATTAATTTCAGAAGCGGAATTACAATATTTACATGTTTTTCCTTATTCGGAAAGAGAAGGAACGCCTGCAGCACGTATGCCACAAGTACCTAAAAATATAAGAAAAGAAAGGGCAGCAATTTTAAGGCAAGAAGGGCAAAACCAGTTGACCGAATTCTTTAAAAAACATATAGGACAGAAAGTGGAGTTATTAGTAGAGAATAATAATATTGCCCATACCGAAAATTTTATTCCGGTAAAGCTAGATAAACCTTTAGAAATAGGGCAGATATTTAAAGCGAAGTTGGTGGCGATAGAAGAGAATTATATGAAGTGTATGTTGGTTTAA
- the pheS gene encoding phenylalanine--tRNA ligase subunit alpha: MENIGTILRLAEDKILLVQNLKALQEYKVEFLGKNGIVTGELKKLGSLNEQERKEFGLKINKLKDKIQNIIKAKAEILEEQELNFKLAADKIDLTIPARRYKQGSIHPITQCSEELIQVFSQFGFTIENGPNIENDFHNFTALNFEDDHPARQMHDTFYLKSQENNKPLLLRTHTSTVQIRAMKNGKPPFRFIAPGRTYRSDSDMTHTPMFHQIEGLVMDKNINMGHLKYVITTFIKSFFENSNIELRFRPSFFPFTEPSAEVDIRMNKNDKWLEVLGCGMVHPNVLKNVGIDSSEYQGFAFGLGVERFAMLKYNIKDLRQFFEGDMRWLKHYNFGSFDIPNLAGGLTK; this comes from the coding sequence ATGGAAAATATAGGAACAATATTAAGGCTTGCTGAGGACAAAATCTTATTAGTACAAAACTTAAAAGCTCTGCAAGAATATAAAGTAGAATTTTTAGGCAAGAACGGTATAGTGACCGGTGAGCTTAAAAAATTAGGTAGTTTAAATGAACAGGAACGTAAAGAATTTGGCTTAAAAATCAATAAATTAAAAGATAAAATACAGAATATAATAAAAGCAAAAGCAGAAATTTTAGAGGAGCAGGAACTAAATTTTAAACTTGCTGCCGATAAAATTGATTTAACAATCCCTGCACGGAGATATAAACAAGGTTCTATTCATCCAATAACACAATGTAGTGAGGAGTTAATACAAGTATTTTCGCAGTTTGGTTTTACTATAGAAAACGGACCGAATATCGAGAATGATTTTCATAATTTTACCGCTCTCAATTTTGAAGATGATCATCCCGCAAGGCAAATGCATGATACTTTTTATTTGAAAAGTCAGGAAAATAATAAGCCGCTGTTATTACGTACTCATACCTCAACAGTGCAGATTAGAGCTATGAAAAACGGCAAACCGCCTTTTAGGTTTATAGCACCGGGTAGGACTTATAGATCGGATTCGGATATGACGCATACGCCAATGTTCCACCAAATAGAAGGGCTTGTTATGGATAAAAATATCAATATGGGACATTTAAAATATGTTATCACGACATTTATAAAAAGCTTTTTTGAAAATTCTAATATTGAATTACGTTTTAGACCCAGCTTTTTCCCATTTACCGAACCTTCTGCCGAAGTTGATATTCGGATGAATAAAAACGATAAATGGCTTGAGGTCCTTGGTTGCGGGATGGTTCATCCAAATGTGCTTAAAAATGTTGGTATCGATAGCAGTGAGTATCAAGGTTTTGCTTTTGGGCTTGGAGTAGAGCGTTTTGCAATGTTAAAATATAATATCAAAGATTTAAGACAATTTTTTGAAGGAGATATGCGTTGGCTTAAACATTATAATTTTGGGAGCTTTGATATACCGAATTTAGCAGGCGGGCTTACGAAATGA
- the dnaN gene encoding DNA polymerase III subunit beta translates to MLKLIVETKTLVQSLGFASSVVEKRNVIPEYANIKLSAQDGNLELSSTNMDLYLSQKIAVQVVSEGECTVSTKTLNDIVRKLPDSELTLTDLGTTGLEIKGKNCKFNLFTLPVSSFPAMDSINPEASFKISCTDFAKIIESTKFSISLDETRYNLNGVYLHIKDKEFCSASTDGHRLSISWVTLEKQIKNFGVILPQKSAEEILKIVKDPKNINEDIEILLNSNKIKFICNENTIMLSKLIDGTFPDYSTFIPESSSSKLVINRKMFADSIERIAIITVEKFRAVKLSLSRETLEISAVGEARGNAKEVINSSQDKESFYEYNSDESLAIGFNPQYLEDVLKAVKSDLVELYFSDVSAPVLIKFPENPKDIFVVMPVKV, encoded by the coding sequence ATGTTAAAATTAATAGTTGAAACAAAAACATTAGTGCAGTCCCTAGGGTTTGCAAGTTCCGTTGTTGAAAAACGTAATGTCATACCTGAATATGCAAACATTAAATTATCGGCACAAGACGGCAATCTAGAGCTTAGTTCTACTAATATGGATTTGTACTTAAGTCAAAAAATAGCAGTACAGGTAGTAAGTGAAGGTGAATGTACCGTTTCTACGAAAACTCTAAATGATATAGTCCGAAAACTTCCGGATTCCGAGCTTACATTAACAGATCTCGGTACAACGGGACTTGAGATCAAAGGAAAAAATTGTAAATTTAATTTATTTACTTTGCCGGTTAGTTCTTTTCCTGCAATGGATAGTATTAATCCTGAAGCAAGTTTTAAAATTTCCTGCACGGATTTTGCTAAAATAATTGAATCGACAAAATTTTCGATTTCTTTAGATGAAACTCGTTATAATTTAAACGGTGTTTATTTACACATAAAAGACAAAGAGTTTTGTTCGGCAAGTACCGATGGGCATAGACTTTCGATTTCATGGGTAACATTAGAAAAACAAATAAAGAATTTTGGAGTTATATTACCCCAAAAAAGTGCAGAGGAAATTTTAAAAATCGTTAAAGATCCTAAAAATATAAATGAAGATATAGAAATTTTATTAAATAGCAATAAGATTAAATTTATATGTAACGAAAATACTATTATGCTATCAAAGCTTATAGACGGTACTTTCCCTGATTATAGTACTTTTATTCCGGAAAGCAGCAGCTCAAAATTAGTAATTAATCGAAAAATGTTTGCAGATAGTATAGAAAGGATAGCGATAATAACCGTTGAAAAATTTAGAGCAGTAAAATTATCGTTATCTCGTGAAACCTTAGAGATTAGTGCTGTCGGTGAAGCAAGAGGCAACGCAAAAGAGGTTATTAATTCTTCACAAGATAAGGAAAGTTTTTATGAATATAATAGTGATGAGTCTTTAGCTATAGGCTTTAACCCGCAATATTTGGAAGATGTCTTAAAAGCAGTGAAATCGGATTTAGTAGAACTATATTTTTCAGATGTTTCAGCACCGGTACTTATTAAATTTCCTGAGAATCCTAAAGATATTTTTGTCGTCATGCCTGTTAAGGTGTAA
- a CDS encoding glycosyltransferase family 4 protein encodes MKILNIMLSRDLGGIQQAFLDYSTALEMQKIEVINITSYKAKINSFLLYKQSLKLPNIVPFDLLSVLIFKYIIHKTKPDIIIAHGNRAINFSKLAKSQNIKLIGIAHNYSLKGLRKCDFVIALTHHMKAFLLKNHFAASRICILPNMINIAKDFIPNKTYRKPVVIGVLARFVAKKGVDVFIKAIKILKEKKYDLHAVIGGSGEEKDNLIALAHKLNLQDQISFTGWVHDRDKFFKQIDIFCLPSLHEPFGIIVLEAMEASMPIVSTDTEGPAAILNDMQDGLICKAGSAEDLAAKIVYLIENPIKAQEFSKNAYLTLKQNYEIKVVSEKLQHILESFI; translated from the coding sequence ATGAAGATCCTTAATATTATGCTAAGTCGTGACCTTGGCGGCATTCAACAAGCATTTTTAGATTATAGCACTGCTTTAGAGATGCAAAAAATTGAGGTTATAAATATCACTTCTTACAAGGCAAAAATAAATTCCTTTCTTCTATACAAACAAAGCTTAAAACTACCTAATATAGTACCGTTTGATTTACTCTCGGTACTTATTTTTAAGTATATAATTCATAAGACTAAACCCGATATAATTATAGCACACGGTAATAGAGCAATAAATTTTAGTAAATTGGCTAAATCACAAAATATAAAATTAATCGGTATCGCTCATAATTATAGTTTAAAAGGACTACGTAAATGTGATTTTGTTATTGCCTTGACGCATCATATGAAAGCATTTTTATTAAAAAATCACTTTGCCGCATCTAGGATATGCATCCTACCGAATATGATAAATATTGCTAAAGACTTTATTCCAAATAAAACATATAGAAAACCTGTCGTAATTGGTGTACTAGCAAGATTTGTAGCTAAGAAAGGTGTTGATGTTTTTATTAAAGCTATCAAAATTTTAAAAGAAAAAAAATATGATCTTCATGCAGTTATAGGTGGAAGCGGCGAGGAAAAAGATAATTTAATTGCTTTAGCACATAAACTTAATTTACAAGATCAAATATCATTTACGGGATGGGTTCACGATAGAGATAAATTCTTTAAACAAATAGATATTTTTTGCTTACCGTCTCTTCATGAACCGTTTGGCATTATAGTGCTTGAAGCAATGGAGGCAAGCATGCCTATCGTTAGTACAGATACTGAAGGACCTGCAGCAATCTTAAACGACATGCAAGACGGGCTTATTTGTAAAGCCGGCTCTGCTGAAGATTTAGCAGCAAAAATTGTCTATCTAATAGAGAACCCTATAAAAGCACAAGAATTTTCTAAAAACGCCTACCTTACTCTCAAACAAAATTATGAAATTAAAGTTGTTTCTGAAAAGTTACAGCATATTTTAGAAAGCTTCATATAA
- the pheT gene encoding phenylalanine--tRNA ligase subunit beta: MKFTLSWLKQFLETSASVTEIAEALTAIGLEVEEVIDKAAELQKFEVAYITNIKPHPSADKLKLCDVETKSGMLQIVCGARNARAGIKVVLANIGIEIPNGKFKIKESVIRGEKSCGMLCSEEELLLASESEGIIELSEDAVVGENFTKYYGLDDPIFVINVTPNRGDALGVYGIARDLAAKGIGILKELEISAIKSTFISKMKLNVQDKEACPLFTFREIRNLKNKPSPDWLRKLLKNVGVKTISSLVDVTNYISYSFGQPMHAYDADRIKGGITVARHCEKRSDEAISGQQNEIATAALQPRNDLAKCHALNGKEYLLTENDLVIKDESGIQGLAGVIGGADSSCTDSTTNIILEAACFNAKMVAASGRRFQIDTDARYRNERNIDRNFTEKALDIATNLILSICGNCEVSEVVKVGEKESQKKPLDFSACYLEKITGIKLNIKAIEAILHKLGFITDVKGDIIKVIAPSWRHDITILEDIAEEIARIYGYDKIESIKLPELDQDNNKLREHKRISSFKRILASKGYDEVVTNSFMSSEDAKLFAELKEELFLLNPISIGENYMRPTILPNLLSIVSKNLARSIKDMAFFEVGPSFIDLNTEATYLTAIISGSYNNKNPHSLGRGYDVFDLKGDLELVADYAGLSIDKCIATNWTALPQYYHPTRAVNIGLGKNLLGHFGQIHPKILKYYDINQEIFAFELNITNLPLIKAKFGKRDEFAVSDFQANVRDYAFIVGQDHRVGEIIAYINNFNKKLIKSVILFDIYSGDKLPEGKKSIAVKIELQADDRTLSDTDLNSFSKDLVAAISQKFQGTLRE; this comes from the coding sequence ATGAAATTTACGTTATCATGGTTAAAACAATTTTTAGAGACATCGGCTTCAGTTACTGAAATTGCCGAAGCCCTAACAGCTATTGGCCTTGAAGTGGAAGAGGTGATAGATAAAGCAGCGGAATTACAAAAGTTTGAAGTAGCATATATTACAAATATTAAACCTCACCCGTCAGCTGATAAATTAAAGCTTTGTGATGTTGAGACTAAAAGCGGTATGTTGCAAATAGTTTGTGGTGCGCGTAATGCAAGAGCAGGTATAAAAGTAGTACTTGCAAATATCGGAATAGAAATACCAAACGGTAAATTTAAGATTAAGGAATCTGTGATTAGAGGCGAAAAAAGCTGTGGTATGCTTTGCTCTGAAGAGGAATTACTGCTAGCTTCAGAGTCTGAAGGGATTATAGAGCTATCTGAAGATGCCGTAGTTGGAGAGAATTTTACTAAATATTACGGTTTAGATGATCCTATATTTGTTATTAATGTTACTCCTAATCGTGGTGATGCACTTGGAGTTTACGGCATCGCAAGAGATTTAGCAGCTAAAGGAATAGGCATACTTAAAGAGCTAGAAATTTCGGCAATAAAGAGTACATTTATTTCTAAAATGAAGCTTAACGTGCAAGATAAGGAAGCCTGTCCGTTATTTACTTTTAGAGAGATAAGAAATTTAAAAAATAAACCAAGCCCTGATTGGTTACGGAAATTATTAAAAAATGTTGGGGTAAAAACTATTTCAAGTTTAGTGGATGTAACAAATTATATTTCCTATAGCTTTGGGCAGCCGATGCATGCTTACGATGCAGATAGGATAAAAGGGGGAATTACTGTAGCACGTCATTGCGAGAAGCGTAGCGACGAAGCAATCTCAGGACAACAAAATGAGATTGCCACGGCTGCTTTGCAGCCTCGCAATGACTTAGCTAAATGCCACGCCCTAAACGGCAAAGAATATTTACTTACAGAAAATGATTTAGTTATAAAAGATGAAAGCGGTATTCAAGGTCTGGCCGGTGTCATTGGCGGGGCTGATAGTAGTTGTACTGATAGTACGACTAATATAATACTCGAGGCTGCTTGTTTTAATGCTAAAATGGTTGCAGCTAGCGGGCGAAGGTTCCAAATTGATACGGATGCTAGATATCGTAATGAGCGTAATATCGATAGAAATTTTACGGAAAAGGCTTTGGATATAGCAACTAATCTTATTTTGTCAATATGCGGAAACTGTGAAGTATCGGAAGTAGTGAAAGTCGGTGAAAAAGAGTCACAAAAAAAACCTTTAGATTTTTCAGCATGTTATTTAGAAAAAATTACAGGAATTAAACTAAATATCAAAGCGATAGAAGCCATATTACATAAACTAGGATTTATTACGGATGTTAAAGGTGATATTATAAAGGTAATAGCTCCTTCTTGGCGTCACGATATAACTATTTTAGAAGATATAGCTGAAGAAATCGCTCGTATTTACGGCTATGATAAAATAGAGAGTATAAAATTACCTGAACTAGACCAAGATAATAATAAGCTAAGAGAGCATAAAAGAATATCTAGTTTTAAAAGGATATTAGCAAGTAAAGGTTATGATGAGGTAGTAACTAACTCTTTTATGAGTAGTGAAGATGCAAAGTTGTTTGCTGAATTAAAAGAAGAGTTATTTTTGCTTAATCCTATTAGCATAGGAGAAAATTATATGCGTCCTACTATACTGCCGAATTTGTTAAGTATAGTAAGTAAAAATCTAGCACGCTCTATAAAAGATATGGCTTTTTTTGAAGTTGGACCAAGTTTTATAGATTTAAATACGGAAGCAACTTATTTGACGGCAATTATAAGCGGTTCATATAATAATAAAAACCCTCATTCGCTTGGACGAGGCTATGATGTTTTTGATCTTAAAGGCGATTTAGAGTTGGTAGCTGATTATGCAGGACTATCTATAGATAAATGTATAGCAACAAATTGGACAGCATTGCCACAATATTATCATCCAACTAGAGCAGTAAATATAGGGCTTGGTAAAAATTTATTAGGTCATTTTGGGCAGATACACCCTAAAATCTTGAAATATTACGATATTAATCAGGAAATATTTGCATTCGAGCTAAATATTACGAATTTGCCGTTGATAAAAGCTAAATTTGGTAAAAGAGACGAATTTGCAGTATCGGATTTCCAAGCTAATGTTAGAGATTACGCATTTATTGTTGGTCAAGATCATAGAGTCGGTGAAATAATAGCATATATAAATAATTTTAATAAAAAGCTTATCAAATCAGTTATATTATTTGATATTTATAGCGGTGATAAATTACCTGAAGGTAAAAAATCTATAGCGGTTAAAATAGAGCTACAAGCAGATGATCGGACGTTATCTGATACTGATTTAAATTCGTTCAGTAAAGATTTAGTTGCTGCCATCTCACAAAAATTTCAAGGAACATTAAGAGAATAA
- the dapF gene encoding diaminopimelate epimerase, whose amino-acid sequence MISKINFVKMHGLGNDFVIVNKRDLSSSYDLSQLAKNMAERHTGIGCDQFILYEEHNDFYEMIIYNIDGSSAKLCGNATRCLAKLIYLDTGKQDITVMVGNKKLLCNVNDENNISVNVGSVSFNEAWMPSRDKVWEFAERYMIDLKETICVDIGNPHVVIFSKLEPQDQKIVGERLQAKELFADGVNVNFAEVKDNKIYLSVWERGVGLTLACGSGACGSFAAGLKHGFIHSPSTIVFKHGNLTMKEENGNIIMQGAATLVARGEYYCEQ is encoded by the coding sequence ATGATTAGTAAAATTAATTTTGTAAAAATGCATGGTCTCGGTAATGATTTTGTTATTGTTAACAAACGAGATTTATCAAGTTCATATGATTTATCGCAGTTAGCAAAAAATATGGCTGAGCGTCATACAGGTATCGGTTGCGATCAGTTTATTCTTTATGAAGAGCATAATGATTTTTATGAAATGATTATATATAACATAGACGGCTCTAGTGCTAAATTATGCGGTAATGCTACAAGATGTTTAGCCAAGTTAATTTATCTTGATACGGGAAAGCAGGATATTACCGTAATGGTAGGCAATAAAAAATTGCTATGTAATGTCAATGATGAAAATAATATTAGCGTTAATGTAGGAAGCGTGAGTTTTAATGAAGCTTGGATGCCAAGTCGTGATAAAGTTTGGGAATTTGCAGAGCGTTATATGATTGATTTAAAGGAAACTATTTGCGTTGATATAGGTAATCCGCATGTAGTTATTTTTAGTAAGTTAGAACCTCAAGATCAAAAAATTGTTGGTGAAAGATTGCAGGCTAAGGAATTATTCGCAGATGGGGTAAACGTTAATTTTGCTGAAGTAAAAGATAATAAAATCTATTTATCCGTTTGGGAGCGGGGGGTAGGGTTAACGCTTGCTTGCGGAAGCGGAGCTTGTGGTAGTTTTGCTGCCGGTTTAAAGCACGGTTTTATCCATTCACCAAGTACTATAGTCTTTAAGCACGGTAACCTTACTATGAAAGAAGAAAACGGTAATATAATAATGCAAGGGGCAGCTACGCTTGTAGCACGTGGGGAATATTATTGTGAGCAATAA
- a CDS encoding PD-(D/E)XK nuclease family transposase — translation MKIIKKIAVYAKLRGVIFLAIADFILLPDKKDWRSNHRLLDTKTYENDLQDLYFIFLELEKFNKELDQLENLQEKMGIFL, via the coding sequence ATGAAGATCATAAAAAAAATAGCAGTATATGCAAAACTTCGAGGAGTAATATTCTTAGCTATTGCCGATTTTATTTTATTGCCCGATAAAAAAGATTGGAGATCAAATCATAGATTACTTGATACTAAAACTTATGAGAACGACCTACAAGATTTGTATTTTATCTTTTTAGAGCTTGAGAAATTTAATAAAGAATTAGATCAATTAGAGAACCTTCAAGAAAAAATGGGCATATTTCTTTAA